From Ancylobacter pratisalsi, one genomic window encodes:
- a CDS encoding amidohydrolase codes for MPRAAIEADLDHLTALRHDLHAHPELGFEEHRTAARLRAELEACGIPVVGGIGGTGLVGIVEGAGGPGRSVGLRADMDALPIEEDSHLPWRSTVPGLFHGCGHDGHVTMLVGAARHLAADRDFAGRVVLIFQPAEEGRGGARAMLADGLFMRFACDEVYALHNDPNRDFGEVALRKGAVSASADFFDIEITGDGGHAAFPHRTIDAGLVAITIAQALHAIVGRNVDPNEAAVVSVTGMNAGATYNVIPGTATLSGTIRTFSPATRTLIAGRIEALCAGIAQGYGARASVSIRDVFSTLVNHDTQADALAGAAHAVVGADKVVTDTAPVTTSEDFADMLMAVPGAYCFLGQGHGAALHNPRYAFNDAIIPTGAALLARIARDRTG; via the coding sequence ATGCCGCGCGCCGCCATCGAGGCCGATCTCGACCATCTGACCGCGCTCCGGCACGATCTCCACGCCCATCCCGAGCTTGGCTTCGAGGAACACCGCACCGCCGCACGGCTGCGCGCGGAACTGGAGGCCTGCGGCATCCCGGTCGTCGGCGGCATCGGCGGCACCGGGCTGGTCGGCATCGTCGAGGGTGCGGGCGGGCCGGGGCGCTCCGTCGGCCTCCGAGCGGACATGGACGCGCTGCCGATCGAGGAGGACAGCCATCTGCCCTGGCGCTCTACCGTGCCGGGGCTGTTCCATGGCTGCGGGCATGACGGGCATGTCACCATGCTGGTCGGCGCGGCGCGCCACCTTGCCGCCGACAGGGACTTTGCCGGCCGGGTGGTGCTGATCTTCCAGCCGGCGGAAGAAGGCCGGGGCGGCGCCCGCGCCATGCTCGCCGACGGCCTGTTCATGCGCTTTGCCTGCGACGAGGTCTATGCGCTGCACAACGACCCCAACCGGGATTTCGGCGAGGTCGCCCTGCGAAAGGGAGCGGTGAGCGCCAGCGCGGATTTCTTCGACATCGAGATCACCGGCGATGGCGGGCACGCCGCCTTTCCCCACCGCACCATCGATGCCGGGCTGGTGGCGATCACCATCGCCCAGGCGCTTCACGCCATTGTCGGGCGCAATGTCGATCCCAACGAGGCCGCGGTGGTGTCGGTGACGGGGATGAACGCCGGCGCCACCTACAACGTCATCCCCGGCACGGCGACGCTGTCGGGCACCATCCGCACCTTCTCGCCCGCCACCCGCACGCTCATCGCCGGGCGCATCGAGGCGCTGTGCGCGGGCATCGCGCAGGGCTACGGCGCACGCGCCAGCGTCTCCATCCGCGACGTCTTCAGCACGCTGGTCAATCACGATACGCAGGCCGACGCGCTGGCCGGCGCCGCCCACGCGGTGGTGGGCGCGGACAAGGTGGTGACCGACACCGCGCCGGTGACCACCAGCGAGGATTTCGCCGACATGCTGATGGCGGTGCCGGGGGCCTACTGCTTCCTCGGGCAGGGCCATGGCGCGGCGTTGCACAACCCGCGCTACGCCTTCAACGACGCCATCATCCCCACCGGCGCCGCGCTCCTCGCCCGCATCGCGCGGGACCGGACGGGCTGA
- a CDS encoding FAD-dependent monooxygenase translates to MDQNTRIAVIGAGIAGLTVAGLLQQQGYQVRVYEQAARFWRIGAGIILGASTAKVMRRLGIEDGMVRAGIKPDAFVSRDVASGRILNELVFDAAREADFGGPFVNIHRADLHRLLVSRLKPGTIHFDHRLDGLDEGPGAAVLSFDNGERVEADIVIGADGIHSRVREAILGREPPRYIGKVALRAVFPSARAAGVPMRDCTKWWGADRHLLAYFMTDRRDECYVMAAVPSEEWGADTPPAPGTREDFLSAFPNAHPDLTALLEAVDNVSLLPICDRERNDVWSAGRAVLMGDACHAVRPFMAAGGSMAIEDAAILSRAIAACDSPEAAFRTYVANRVPRVGDVQRISAENSWLKLPGDTGWFFGYDPFTDTLDHAA, encoded by the coding sequence ATGGACCAGAACACACGCATCGCCGTGATCGGCGCCGGCATTGCCGGGCTGACGGTTGCCGGCCTGCTGCAGCAGCAGGGCTACCAGGTGAGAGTGTACGAGCAGGCGGCCAGGTTCTGGCGCATCGGCGCCGGCATCATTCTCGGCGCCAGCACGGCCAAGGTGATGCGGCGCCTTGGAATCGAGGACGGCATGGTGCGCGCCGGCATCAAGCCCGACGCCTTCGTCAGCCGCGATGTCGCCAGCGGGCGGATCCTGAACGAGCTGGTGTTCGACGCCGCGCGCGAGGCCGATTTCGGCGGCCCCTTCGTCAACATCCACCGCGCCGACCTGCACCGCCTGCTGGTGTCGCGGCTCAAGCCGGGCACGATCCACTTCGACCACCGGCTCGACGGGCTCGACGAGGGGCCGGGCGCGGCGGTGCTGTCCTTCGACAATGGCGAGCGGGTGGAGGCCGACATCGTGATCGGCGCCGACGGCATCCATTCGCGGGTGCGTGAGGCGATCCTGGGGCGCGAGCCACCCCGCTATATCGGCAAGGTGGCGCTGCGCGCGGTGTTCCCCAGCGCCCGCGCCGCCGGCGTGCCGATGCGCGACTGCACCAAATGGTGGGGCGCGGACCGACACCTGCTGGCCTATTTCATGACCGACCGGCGCGACGAATGCTATGTCATGGCGGCCGTGCCCAGCGAGGAATGGGGCGCCGACACCCCGCCCGCGCCGGGCACGCGCGAGGACTTCCTGAGCGCCTTCCCGAACGCGCATCCCGACCTCACCGCGCTGCTGGAAGCGGTGGACAATGTCTCCCTGCTGCCGATCTGCGACCGGGAGCGCAACGATGTGTGGAGCGCGGGGCGCGCGGTGCTGATGGGCGATGCCTGCCACGCGGTACGCCCGTTCATGGCGGCCGGCGGCTCGATGGCGATCGAGGACGCGGCCATCCTGTCGCGTGCCATCGCCGCCTGCGACAGTCCCGAGGCGGCCTTCCGCACCTATGTCGCCAACCGGGTGCCCCGCGTGGGCGACGTGCAGCGCATCTCGGCGGAGAATTCCTGGCTGAAGCTGCCCGGCGATACCGGCTGGTTCTTCGGCTACGATCCCTTTACCGACACGCTCGACCACGCCGCCTGA
- a CDS encoding ABC transporter substrate-binding protein — MKKRLAALFALTALLCPPLSGAQAAEVNLITDFGFNGRHAYFYVALDKGYYKAEGLDVNILRGQGSADAIKKVASGAATMGFADAGSLVLARGNDKVPVKMVAIVYATPPQAIFTLTESGITAPKDLEGKTLADTASSSVRLLFPAYAEAAGIDASKVNWVTADGASLSSVLATKRADGIGQFLVGQPLVEKATAPNPVTALAYKDAGLNFYSNGLIASEDTIAGQPEMVRAFVRATLKGMKDAFADPAEAAAIMHGYQKQIDPAVIEGETRLVKELATVPGQPLGKIDPARVKETVDVVSKYFKLNAPVDPKDVVVEGFVE; from the coding sequence ATGAAAAAGCGCCTGGCCGCCCTTTTCGCGCTCACCGCCCTTTTGTGCCCTCCGCTGTCGGGGGCGCAGGCGGCCGAGGTGAACCTGATCACCGACTTCGGCTTCAATGGCCGCCACGCCTATTTCTACGTCGCGCTCGACAAGGGCTACTACAAGGCCGAGGGGCTGGACGTGAACATCCTGCGCGGGCAGGGCTCGGCGGACGCGATCAAGAAGGTCGCCTCCGGCGCCGCCACGATGGGCTTTGCCGATGCCGGCTCGCTGGTGCTGGCGCGCGGCAATGACAAGGTGCCGGTGAAGATGGTGGCCATCGTCTACGCCACGCCGCCGCAGGCGATCTTCACCCTCACCGAGAGCGGCATCACGGCGCCCAAGGATCTGGAGGGCAAGACGCTGGCCGACACCGCGTCCAGCTCGGTGCGGCTGCTGTTCCCGGCCTATGCCGAGGCGGCGGGCATCGACGCTTCCAAGGTGAACTGGGTCACGGCGGACGGGGCGTCGCTGTCCTCGGTGCTGGCGACCAAGCGCGCCGATGGCATCGGCCAGTTCCTCGTCGGCCAGCCGCTGGTCGAGAAGGCCACCGCGCCGAACCCGGTGACGGCGCTGGCCTACAAGGACGCGGGTCTCAACTTCTACAGCAACGGCCTCATCGCCAGCGAGGACACCATCGCCGGCCAGCCCGAGATGGTGCGCGCCTTCGTGCGGGCAACACTGAAGGGCATGAAGGATGCCTTCGCCGACCCGGCGGAAGCCGCCGCCATCATGCACGGCTACCAGAAGCAGATCGATCCCGCCGTGATCGAGGGCGAAACCCGGCTGGTGAAGGAACTCGCCACCGTGCCCGGCCAGCCGCTCGGCAAGATCGACCCCGCCCGCGTCAAGGAGACGGTGGACGTCGTCAGCAAATACTTCAAGCTGAACGCGCCGGTCGACCCGAAGGACGTGGTGGTGGAGGGCTTCGTGGAATGA